The Manihot esculenta cultivar AM560-2 chromosome 11, M.esculenta_v8, whole genome shotgun sequence genome includes a region encoding these proteins:
- the LOC110617759 gene encoding uncharacterized protein SYNPCC7002_A1590 isoform X2 — MALNCSSTNVATSRASISRSLPFQSRNPNVSFPLNLSSSLNRSPKPFLRVSADSTPKARFVARRKESVSVRQLGRPLIEYMSLPASQYSVLDAERIERVDENTFRCYVYRFKFFAFEVCPVLLVRVEEQPNGCCIKLLSCKLEGSPMVVAQNEKFNASMVNYISCGSSQSNSSVQQLTSDAVIEVNIEVPFAFGAIPVQAIESTGTRILEQILGLMLPRFMAQLVKDYQAWASGDTSRQPLGTVQ, encoded by the exons ATGGCACTGAACTGCTCTTCCACTAATGTTGCTACTTCAAGAGCTTCCATAAGCCGTTCTCTGCCTTTCCAGTCCAGGAACCCTAATGTTTCCTTTCCTCTGAATTTGTCCTCGTCGCTAAATAGATCTCCAAAGCCATTCCTGCGCGTTTCTGCCGATTCGACTCCGAAAGCGAGATTCGTTGCCCGTCGGAAGGAGTCGGTATCGGTCCGGCAACTTGGGCGCCCTCTAA TTGAGTATATGAGCTTGCCGGCTAGTCAATACTCGGTGTTGGATGCGGAGAGGATAGAGCGAGTGGACGAAAACACGTTTAGGTGTTACGTATATAGGTTCAAGTTCTTTGCTTTTGAGGTTTGCCCTGTTTTGCTTGTTAGAGTTGAAGAGCAGCCTAATGGTTGTTGCATTAAGCTCTTATCATGCAAG CTTGAGGGCTCACCTATGGTGGTTGCACAGAATGAGAAGTTCAATG CTTCTATGGTGAACTATATCTCATGTGGCAGCAGTCAAAGCAACTCATCAGTGCAACAACTTACTTCCGATGCAGTCATTGAG GTTAACATTGAAGTCCCTTTTGCATTTGGTGCAATTCCAGTCCAGGCAATAGAATCAACTGGGACAAGAATACTTGAACAAATACTTGGTCTTATGCTTCCGCGCTTTATGGCACAG CTTGTGAAAGACTACCAAGCATGGGCTAGTGGTGACACCTCAAGGCAGCCTCTTGGAACTG TTCAGTAG
- the LOC110617759 gene encoding uncharacterized protein SYNPCC7002_A1590 isoform X1 gives MALNCSSTNVATSRASISRSLPFQSRNPNVSFPLNLSSSLNRSPKPFLRVSADSTPKARFVARRKESVSVRQLGRPLIEYMSLPASQYSVLDAERIERVDENTFRCYVYRFKFFAFEVCPVLLVRVEEQPNGCCIKLLSCKLEGSPMVVAQNEKFNASMVNYISCGSSQSNSSVQQLTSDAVIEVNIEVPFAFGAIPVQAIESTGTRILEQILGLMLPRFMAQLVKDYQAWASGDTSRQPLGTGKI, from the exons ATGGCACTGAACTGCTCTTCCACTAATGTTGCTACTTCAAGAGCTTCCATAAGCCGTTCTCTGCCTTTCCAGTCCAGGAACCCTAATGTTTCCTTTCCTCTGAATTTGTCCTCGTCGCTAAATAGATCTCCAAAGCCATTCCTGCGCGTTTCTGCCGATTCGACTCCGAAAGCGAGATTCGTTGCCCGTCGGAAGGAGTCGGTATCGGTCCGGCAACTTGGGCGCCCTCTAA TTGAGTATATGAGCTTGCCGGCTAGTCAATACTCGGTGTTGGATGCGGAGAGGATAGAGCGAGTGGACGAAAACACGTTTAGGTGTTACGTATATAGGTTCAAGTTCTTTGCTTTTGAGGTTTGCCCTGTTTTGCTTGTTAGAGTTGAAGAGCAGCCTAATGGTTGTTGCATTAAGCTCTTATCATGCAAG CTTGAGGGCTCACCTATGGTGGTTGCACAGAATGAGAAGTTCAATG CTTCTATGGTGAACTATATCTCATGTGGCAGCAGTCAAAGCAACTCATCAGTGCAACAACTTACTTCCGATGCAGTCATTGAG GTTAACATTGAAGTCCCTTTTGCATTTGGTGCAATTCCAGTCCAGGCAATAGAATCAACTGGGACAAGAATACTTGAACAAATACTTGGTCTTATGCTTCCGCGCTTTATGGCACAG CTTGTGAAAGACTACCAAGCATGGGCTAGTGGTGACACCTCAAGGCAGCCTCTTGGAACTGGTAAGATTTGA
- the LOC110616982 gene encoding beta-galactosidase 3: MEAYSATRWFSLCIVVLFLCFQLIQCNVTYDNKALIINGQRRILFSGSIHYPRSTPQMWEGLIHKAKDGGLDVIDTYVFWNLHEPSPGNYNFEGRYDLVHFIKLVHKAGLYVHLRIGPYICGEWNFGGFPVWLKYVPGISFRTENEPFKLAMQKFTQKIVQMMKDENLFESQGGPIILSQIENEYEPEDKTFGSAGHAYMTWAAKMALSMNTGVPWVMCKEFDAPDPLINTCNGFYCDYFSPNKPDKPTMWTEAWTAWFSEFGGPIHQRPVEDLAFAVARFLQKGGSFVNYYMYHGGTNFGRTSGGPFITTSYDYDAPIDEYGLIRQPKYGHLKDFHEAIRLCEKALLNADPIVRNLGAYKQAHVFSSNSGDCAAFLVNYHRNGTLKITFNNMYYSLPPWSISILPDCKNVVFNTAQVEVQTSQVQMLPTATENEGFSWETFSEDVLSVDEDKITTVSGLLEQLNITRDTSDYLWYTTGLTIRSNESFLRQGKLLNLTVESAGHALNVFINGELCGSGHGSRKFRRFTFTGPVKLHAGKNRISLLSIAAGLPNMGTHFENWKTGIQRVTLHGLDKGQRDLTWSKWSYKVGLKGEDMNLGSPNSVPPIEWTKGDMSAQNRPLTWYRAFFDAPEGEDPLALDMGSMGKGQIWINGYNIGRYWTAKATGDCNGCKYNGTYRATTCQVGCDQPTQRWYHVPRSWVKRTKNLVVVFEEIGGDSSKISLVKRLATSD, encoded by the exons ATGGAAGCTTACTCTGCAACCAGGTGGTTTTCTCTCTGTATTGTGGTGTTGTTTCTATGTTTCCAGCTGATTCAGTGCAATGTTACTTACGATAATAAGGCTCTTATCATTAATGGGCAAAGGAGAATTCTCTTCTCTGGCTCCATTCACTATCCCAGAAGCACTCCTCAG ATGTGGGAAGGACTCATTCACAAGGCTAAAGATGGTGGTTTGGATGTTATAGATACTTATGTTTTCTGGAATCTTCATGAACCTTCTCCTGGCAAT TACAATTTTGAGGGAAGGTATGATTTGGTTCACTTCATCAAGCTGGTTCACAAAGCTGGTCTCTATGTTCATCTTCGCATTGGACCTTATATATGTGGAGAGTGGAATTTTGG AGGATTTCCAGTGTGGTTGAAGTATGTTCCAGGGATAAGCTTCAGGACAGAAAATGAGCCTTTCAAG CTGGCAATGCAAAAATTTACCCAGAAAATAGTACAAATGATGAAGGATGAAAATTTGTTTGAGTCTCAAGGTGGTCCTATTATTCTCTCTCag ATTGAGAATGAGTATGAACCTGAAGACAAGACATTTGGATCAGCTGGTCATGCATATATGACTTGGGCTGCAAAAATGGCTCTTTCTATGAATACTGGTGTTCCATGGGTCATGTGCAAGGAATTTGATGCCCCTGACCCACTG ATAAACACATGCAATGGTTTTTACTGCGATTACTTCTCTCCTAATAAACCTGACAAACCCACAATGTGGACTGAGGCTTGGACTGCCTg GTTTTCAGAATTTGGTGGTCCAATTCACCAGCGTCCTGTCGAGGATTTAGCATTTGCAGTTGCTCGGTTCCTTCAGAAAGGAGGCTCTTTTGTTAATTACTACATG TATCACGGAGGAACCAACTTTGGCAGAACTTCTGGAGGACCTTTCATTACTACAAGTTATGATTACGATGCACCCATTGATGAATATG GCTTAATTAGGCAACCTAAATATGGCCATTTAAAGGATTTTCACGAGGCCATTAGGTTATGTGAAAAAGCTCTGCTCAATGCTGATCCTATTGTCAGAAACCTTGGAGCTTATAAACAG GCACATGTATTCTCTTCCAATTCTGGAGATTGTGCAGCTTTTCTTGTAAACTACCATCGAAATGGTACTTTAAAGATTACATTTAACAACATGTATTATAGCCTGCCACCTTGGTCTATCAGCATTCTTCCAGATTGCAAAAATGTTGTTTTCAACACTGCCCAG GTTGAAGTCCAAACATCCCAAGTGCAAATGTTGCCCACAGCCACAGAGAATGAAGGTTTCTCATGGGAGACTTTCAGTGAAGATGTATTATCAGTTGATGAAGATAAAATAACCACAGTCTCTGGCCTCTTGGAGCAGCTAAATATCACCAGAGATACCAGTGATTATCTCTGGTACACAACTGG TCTGACTATAAGGTCGAACGAATCATTTCTACGTCAAGGCAAACTCCTAAATCTTACAGTGGAATCAGCAGGCCATGCCTTGAATGTCTTCATCAATGGAGAGCTTTGTG GATCTGGACATGGGAGCAGGAAATTCAGAAGATTCACATTTACAGGACCAGTGAAGCTGCATGCTGGAAAGAACAGAATTTCTCTGCTGAGTATAGCTGCTGGATTACCA AATATGGGTACCCATTTTGAAAACTGGAAGACAGGAATCCAAAGGGTCACTCTCCATGGCCTAGACAAAGGTCAGAGAGACTTGACCTGGAGCAAATGGTCATACAAG GTTGGGCTGAAAGGAGAAGACATGAACCTTGGATCTCCAAATTCTGTTCCACCAATTGAATGGACGAAAGGGGACATGTCAGCGCAAAACCGACCTCTGACGTGGTACAGG GCCTTTTTTGATGCACCAGAAGGAGAAGATCCTTTAGCATTGGACATGGGGAGTATGGGCAAAGGACAAATATGGATTAATGGTTACAACATTGGAAGATATTGGACCGCAAAGGCCACAGGCGATTGCAACGGTTGTAAGTACAATGGTACATATAGGGCTACAACTTGCCAAGTTGGTTGCGACCAACCTACTCAAAGATG GTACCATGTCCCAAGATCGTGGGTGAAGAGAACAAAGAACTTGGTGGTAGTATTCGAAGAAATTGGAGGAGATTCTTCCAAAATATCACTAGTGAAAAGATTAGCCACAAGTGATTAA